The Planctomycetota bacterium genomic sequence GGGCAATCGCGGCCGGCTCGTACCGCCGGTTCCAGACCACGGCCGTGGCGCGAGTCTCGTCGATTAGTTGATTCAGAGCTTCGAGCGCCGGTCCACGGCGAATTACCAGCGGCGCGTGCAATGCCTGCAGGTTCTTCGACAAACTGCTCAGCGAATGATGCAGCCACCAGCGCGAAGCGGTCCCCGGCGTCCAGCGTCCCTCTTCCTCGGGCGACCAGATGAAAACCGGGAGAATCTGCCCTCGCCGCTCGAGCGCGGCCGCCAGCGCTGGGTTGTCGGCCAAGCGCAGATCGTGGCGAAACCAGACGATCGTCAAGAAGTTCATACGTCCGTGTTCGTGCTTCAATCGTCATCAATCAACACCCCTCTCTCTCAGGGAGGGGCAGGGGGTAAAGGCGTTGAAGGTCGCGCGAGCCTCGACCCCTCACCCGGCTTGCTACGCAAGCCACCCTCTCCCGCAAGGGGCGAGGGTGAAATCAATCGTCGTGCAGTTTGACCTGAGTCTTCCCGTCGCGCGTGAGCCAAGCGCGGTACATGCCGTCGGTGTTGTACGACGCGGCGAAGTTTCCATGCTTGTCCAAGGCGATCGCGCCCCCCTCGCCACCGGCCGGTTTCAGTTGCTGGTGAATCACCTCGCCGGCCGCTTTGTCAATCGACAGGTTCCGATACTTCATCAAGGCGTTGATCTCGTGGGCCACGCCGAAGCGAATGAAGAACTCGCCGTGACCGGTACACGAGACCGCGCAGCCCGCGTTGTCGGCATAGGTGCCGGCCCCAATGATCGGCGAGTCGCCGACGCGGCCAAACAACTTGTTGGTCATTCCGCCGGTCGAGGTTCCGGCCGCCAGGTCGCCGCCACGGTCGAGCGCCACGGCCCCCACGGTTCCCCAGGCGTGTCCCGGCTCGACGGCCGCGCCTTGCTGGTCGCGAGTTTTCTTCTCTTGGCGCTCCTTCTCCCAGCGGCGCTGAATGTCGCGCCAGCGTTGTTCGGTCCAGAAGTAGCCCGGGTCGACGATGTCGAGTCCTTGCCGCGTGGCGAAGACTTCGGCGCCGCGACCAATCAACATCACGTGCGGCGAGCGCTCCATCACGGCCCGGGCCGCGGTAATCGGATTCTTGATGATCGTGACCGAGGCCACGCTGCCGGCCGCCTTGGTGCGGCCGTTCATAATCGAGGCGTCGAGTTCGTTGCGACCTTCGTGAGTAAAGACTGCGCCCCGACCGGCATTGAACAGTGGCGAATCTTCCAGCGAGCGAATCGCCGCCTCGACCGCATCCAGGCTGCTGCCGCGCTCGGCTTCCAGGGCTTTGCGGCCGGTTTCGATCGCCACGCGCAGGGCCGCACGCAACTCCTTGCTCAGTTCGGGCGTCATTTCATGACGCTCCAAGCCGATGCCGCCGTGGATGGCCAGGATTACCTGTTGATCTCGGTCATCGGCGCGGGCGCTGCTCATATTCCCAAGTATAAAGCCCGTGGCCAAGGCGACCAGCCGGAAGGTGTGTTGCCACATGGCGTGTTCAGCAAACGAGAGTCGACGCATGCGGCTTAATCCTTTTTCGCCGCGTCGAGCTGGCGATATTTCTCTTGATACTTCTTCCATAGTTTCTGCTGCCGGTCGGACAGATCGACCTGGCGTCCTTGGATGTAGGCGCTCGTGACGTGCGTGTCGATTTCCAGGGTGTCGCCGGTGGCTACGAACAGGGTGGCGTCCTTGCCGGCTTCGAGCGAGCCAAGCCGATCGGCCGCGCCCAGAATTTGGGCAGCGTACAGCGTCAGCGCACGCTCGGCTTCGTCGCGAGGCAGTCCGAACGCCACGGCTGTCGCGGCATGATACGGCAGGTTGCGAACATTGCCCATCCGCCCGAGCCCGGCGATGCAGTATTTCACACCCGCCTGGTGCAACTGAGCCGGCACAGTGAACGGCGTGTCGTAAGGGTCATCCCGCCGCTGGGGCAAGCGATGCACACCGGTCACCACCACCGGAATGTCGTGCTTCTTCAGCAGATCGACGCAGCGCGGAGCATCGTAGCCGCCGCACAGAATCACGCGCAAGTTGAACTCAGCGGCCCAGGCGACCGCGGACTGGATTTGTTGAATCTCATCGGCGTGGATCATCACCGGCTGCTTCCGTTCCAGTACCGGAATCAGCGCTTCCCAACGCTCGTCGTGCGCCGGCTGCGGCGCTTTGCCGTCGGTGGCCGCTTGCTTGGCGAGCCAGTAGGCTCGGGCATCGAGCATCGTCTGGCGCAGCCGCTTCAGCGTCTTGTCCCGATTGGACAACTGATCGGCCGTGGTTTCTTCGAGCCGCCAGGTGTGGATCGGCGCCATCCGCGGCCAGTGGGCATGGACCGCCACGTCTTTACGCACGGTCATCTGTTCGTTGGTCCAGCCGTCAAGCTGGATCAGGGCCGAGCGGCCGGTGATTAGCGCGCCGACCGGCGACGTGTGTGTGACCAGCACGCCATTCGCCCGCGTAACGGGAATCAGTTCGCTATCGGGATTGATCGCCTGCCAGGAACAAACATTCGGATTGATGTCGCCAGTCTCGGCGTCGTCAACCGAGCCGCGCACCGAAGGAATCTCGACCAGCCCCAGCGTCGTCATGGCATCGATCAATCCCGGGTAAACATGCCTGCCGGTCACGTCAACCCGCACGGCGCCTGCTGGAATCGGCAGTTCGCGACCGACGACGGTGATCTTGCCGCGCTCGAACAGGACCGTGGCGTTGTCGAGCGTCGGGCCGGTCATGGTGTGGACCGTGCCGCCGACGAGCGCGATCGGCGCCGCTTGCGGCGCGCCGGGCACCTCGGGGGATGCGATTGCTACGCCGGTCATCGCTAACGCGGTCACGACGACCAACAGGCTCAAACAATTGGAAAGCTTCTTAGTGGGCATGGTCATGCTCTTCATCATGGTCGTGGCAGAACAAATCTTCGCGCGGCCATTGATCTTTCTTGTTGTCATCCCCGTCGGCAAAAGGCTCGCCCGATGCCAGAATCCTTTGAATCAGCGCGGCCCGACGCTCAGCCACCGTGGCGCGACGCTGGATATCCTCGGCACGGTCGAAATACTTGCGACCGTCGATCCAGGTTTGCTCGCAGCGCGACAAGCTCGACATCGGCGGCCCGCTCCACAGGGCCAGGTCCGCTTGCTTGCCGACCTCGATCGAGCCGACCCAACGGTCAATGCCCAACTGCCTGGCCGCGTTCAGCGTGACGAACTTCAGCGCCTCGTCGGCCGGGACACCCCCATACTTCATCGCCTTGCCTGCCTCGGCGTTCAGGCGACGCGCCATTTCGGCGTCGTCGGAATTGAACGAGACGACCACGCCCCTCTGGTGCATCACCGCGCCGTTGTAGGGAATCGCCTCGTAGACCTCGAACTTGTACGCCCACCAGTCCGAGAAGCTCGACCCGCCGGCCCCGTGTCGGGCGATGGCGTCGGCTACTTTGTACCCTTCCAGCACGTGTTGCAGCGTGGCCACGCGGACGTTGAACTCTTCGCAGACTTTGAGGAAGGCCAGAATTTCGTCCTGGCGATACGAGTGGCAATGGATCAGTCGCTTGCCGGCGAGCACTTCGGCCAGCGCTTCGTATTGCAGGTCGTGCCGTGGCGGCAGCTCGTTCGCGTCGGCGCGGCCGGCCTGGTGTCGTGCCTGGTACTCGCGCGTCTCGCGGAAGGCGTCGCGCAGCAACTGCTCGACCCCCATCCGGCTTTGCGGGTAGCGCTTGTGCGTGGCGCTCGGCCAATTGCTCTGCTTGACGTTTTCACCCAGCGCGAACTTGATGCCCGGTGGGGCTTCGGCCATCTTCATCTGCTCGGCATTCAGCCCCCAGCGGAACTTGATCACCTGGTTCTGGCCACCGATGGTGTTAGCCGAGCCGTGCAGAATGTTCGCCGCGGTCACCCCACCGCCAAGTTGGCGGTAGATGTTGATGTCGTTCGGGTCGATGAAATCGCCGATCCGGACCTCGGACGTGATCGTCTGGGTCATCTCGTTCACGCCCCCATCGGTGGCGATGTGCGAATGACAATCGATGACTCCAGGAGTCAGGTGCTTGCCGCGGCAATCGATCGTCGTGGCCCCCTCGGGCGCTGCCAGTTCGCGGCCGACGGCGGCGATCTTGCCGTCGCGCACCAGGACGTCGGTCTCGGATGTGGTGCCCGACTTGGCGCAGGTCCAGACCGTGGCGTTCTTGAACAGGACGGCACTCGGTGCCGCGGGAGGCTGTTCCCAGCCGAACTCGCCTAGGGGAAAGTTCACGGCGTAAAGAGCCGCTTTCGGACGCTTCGGCTCTTCATCCTTCTTGTCCGTGTCCGTCTTCTTGGCCTCGTCGTCGCCGGGCTTATCGTCCTTCTTTTTGGCCGGTTCGTGCTTGCCGCTCAGTGGCGTAGTGTGGCCATTGGGCCAGGTGGTCGAGCCTTCCCCGCGCAGGGCCTTGGCCGTTTCGCCCGATTCCGCGGACTTCGCGTTGCCATCGCGCTGGGCCGTGACGGTCAGGCTCAGTTGCACAAAGCCTTTCTGCCCAACGGCGTCTCCTTCGACCAGCAGCGTCAGTTGTCCCCCTTCGAACAACACTTGTTTGCACTTGATTTTCTTGTCGCCGCGCTGGATCGTGCCCGTCGGTTTGTCGAGCGAGCCGGCCAATTCGCAGATGATCGTTTCGCTGCCGCCGTCGTGACGTGTGAGTTGAAATTGCCACGTGCCGCGTGGATCGATCTGACTGGTCGGCGATACTTCGTAGCGCTGACCATCGACCCAGGTTTCGACCAGCTTGGTCTTGCGATCGAACAACTCGCCGTCGGTGACAATCAGGTTCGCCAGCTTGCCGGCGTCCAATGTCCCCAGCCGGTTGTCGACGCCGGCCAGTTGCGCCGGCCGCGTGGTCAGAGCCGCCAAAGCCGCGTCGGCCGTCAGGCCGCGCTCGACCGCCCGACGCACATTCGCCAGGAACTGATCGGTGCTTTTCAGCCCGTGGGTCGACAAGACAATCGGCACGCCGGCCGCGTCGAGCCGGCCCGGGTTTTCGGGGGCCAGATCCCAATGCATCAATCCTTGCAGCGACGTCGACAGGGCCGCCTCGGGCGTCCGCATGTTCGGCGGCCGCGGGAAGTTGACCGGGACGATCACGGGCCAGCCGGCGGCGCGCACCTCGTCGAGTCGTTGATACTCCTCGCCGCTGCCGCGCACGATCAAATCCAAATCGAACTCGCGAGCCAACCGGTCGGCGCGGAAGAAGTACAACAGATCGTCGGCCGAGACGATCACGCGCCCCTGACGATCGAGATACTTGCCCAGCACGGCGAGCGCGGCGCTTTGTTCCGGGCGAGGCACGCCGGGTTGCTCGTACTTCTGCCACGCCTGGGCGTACCAGCGCGCGTCGTAGAAGGCTTGCCGCACCAGGGCCAGCGCCCCCATCGGCGAGCCCGGATAGGTATCCGGCGCCGCGCGGCGCTGCACGGTCAGCTTCAAGTGCATGGCCACGTCGGGCTTCAACTGCGAGCGTTTGTCGTCGTCGCCGGTGCTGACCAGCGTGCTGGTTCCCTTGACGATTCGCGCCGCCGGCGCGATCAGCCGCGCGGTGATTCCTTGGTTGCGGTACTTCTCGTTCGTCGAGTGATCGGGCTTGTAGACCGATGCGGCGCGGACCTCGGGCGTGACGTTTTGGTTCCAATAGCTGGCCGCGGGGCTGGGCGAGCCCGCGTCGGCAGGCAGCTCGGTGAACAGATCGATCAGGCCGGCATAGATCGTCTTGCCCTGCATCGGCCAGCGCTGAGCGCCGGCCGGTACGGCGACATCAGGCCCGACCGCCACGATCACGCCGTCGCGCACGATCAGATGGCCGCGTTCGATGACCTGACCCGGCGCAATGACGATCCGCGCGTCGAGCAGGGCGTGCAACGTCGGCGTGTGCTGTTGCAGGCCGGCAGCGGGCTCCAGTCCCGGTTCAGCGGCGACCGATTGCGCGCTGAATGCGCCGGCACAACACAGCGCCACGGCGCACGCGGCGACGAAATGAAACAGATTTATTCGCGACATCAAAGCGAATCGCGGCGAACCGACGGAATGATGCGATACCATGGCGGCGGGCTCAGGTGGCGGAATCGGCAAACGCGGTATCAGCAACCATAGCTGACCGCACTTGGCCGGGCCAGCAAACGGACGCGAAAAAAGGGGCAAAAACGGCCAGAAAGGCCCCCTATTTGCCGATGCAGAACTGGCTGAAGATGCGGTCGAGCAAATCATCGGTATAGACCGCGCCAACGACCTCGCCCAGGGCCGCCAGGGCCAGCCGCAATTCAGCGGCCAGCAGGTCGTCGCCAATTCGATCGGCGGACTGTTCGAGCGCGTGACGCAGGGCTTCGGTCGCCGCGTCGATGCTGGTTCGCGCCCGGGCCGCGGTCGAGGCCACGACGTCGGTGTCGGACTGCTGCGCGGCGATTAACGCTTCGCACAGCTTCGCTCGGAGCGCGTCGAGCCCCGCGCCGGTGTGACTACTTACGATGAGTTGATCGGTCGGTAGCGACTTGAGTGCGAGATCGGCTTTGGTCCAGACCGTCAGTTGCTTCTCGGACGCGGAATCTGTTGGCAAGGCTTCATCGCGCGATGCATCAAGGCAAAGTAAGGTAAGATCGGCCTGGTCGCGTTGCTCGGCGGTGAACTGTTGCGCCGTCTGGTCGATTTCGGTCGTGGCCAGCGCCGCGTCGAGACCGGCCGTGTCAATCAGTTCGATTTCGAGGCCGTCGAGTTGCACACGGCCCAGCAGGTAATCGCGCGTGGTGCCGGCGACTTCCGAGACGAGCGACTGTCGCCCGGTAACCAGGGCGTTGAACAGGCTGCTTTTACCGACGTTCGGCGGGCCGACGAGCGCCACGCGCGGCAGACGTGTTGACGTCTCCCGCGTGTTCATCTGCGCCCGCAAGGCGGCCAATTGTGCGAGCGCCATGTTTAACCGAG encodes the following:
- a CDS encoding 50S ribosome-binding GTPase, which gives rise to MLNAADARYQTDDTIVAIGSSHAPALRGIVRVSGPRAVELVAASFVAHDAAALTALSSASVIDGQVRLESLARSVPCAAYVWPDARSYTRQPIVELHLIGSSPLLEALVEQLCAAGARVAAPGEFTLRAFLAGRLDLTQAEAVLGLIDAQNEREFRTALHQFAAGLGGRLTKLRGALLNLLAEVEAGLDFADEELDLISTEHLRARLNMALAQLAALRAQMNTRETSTRLPRVALVGPPNVGKSSLFNALVTGRQSLVSEVAGTTRDYLLGRVQLDGLEIELIDTAGLDAALATTEIDQTAQQFTAEQRDQADLTLLCLDASRDEALPTDSASEKQLTVWTKADLALKSLPTDQLIVSSHTGAGLDALRAKLCEALIAAQQSDTDVVASTAARARTSIDAATEALRHALEQSADRIGDDLLAAELRLALAALGEVVGAVYTDDLLDRIFSQFCIGK
- a CDS encoding amidohydrolase; its protein translation is MGTLDAGKLANLIVTDGELFDRKTKLVETWVDGQRYEVSPTSQIDPRGTWQFQLTRHDGGSETIICELAGSLDKPTGTIQRGDKKIKCKQVLFEGGQLTLLVEGDAVGQKGFVQLSLTVTAQRDGNAKSAESGETAKALRGEGSTTWPNGHTTPLSGKHEPAKKKDDKPGDDEAKKTDTDKKDEEPKRPKAALYAVNFPLGEFGWEQPPAAPSAVLFKNATVWTCAKSGTTSETDVLVRDGKIAAVGRELAAPEGATTIDCRGKHLTPGVIDCHSHIATDGGVNEMTQTITSEVRIGDFIDPNDINIYRQLGGGVTAANILHGSANTIGGQNQVIKFRWGLNAEQMKMAEAPPGIKFALGENVKQSNWPSATHKRYPQSRMGVEQLLRDAFRETREYQARHQAGRADANELPPRHDLQYEALAEVLAGKRLIHCHSYRQDEILAFLKVCEEFNVRVATLQHVLEGYKVADAIARHGAGGSSFSDWWAYKFEVYEAIPYNGAVMHQRGVVVSFNSDDAEMARRLNAEAGKAMKYGGVPADEALKFVTLNAARQLGIDRWVGSIEVGKQADLALWSGPPMSSLSRCEQTWIDGRKYFDRAEDIQRRATVAERRAALIQRILASGEPFADGDDNKKDQWPREDLFCHDHDEEHDHAH
- a CDS encoding amidohydrolase family protein yields the protein MTMPTKKLSNCLSLLVVVTALAMTGVAIASPEVPGAPQAAPIALVGGTVHTMTGPTLDNATVLFERGKITVVGRELPIPAGAVRVDVTGRHVYPGLIDAMTTLGLVEIPSVRGSVDDAETGDINPNVCSWQAINPDSELIPVTRANGVLVTHTSPVGALITGRSALIQLDGWTNEQMTVRKDVAVHAHWPRMAPIHTWRLEETTADQLSNRDKTLKRLRQTMLDARAYWLAKQAATDGKAPQPAHDERWEALIPVLERKQPVMIHADEIQQIQSAVAWAAEFNLRVILCGGYDAPRCVDLLKKHDIPVVVTGVHRLPQRRDDPYDTPFTVPAQLHQAGVKYCIAGLGRMGNVRNLPYHAATAVAFGLPRDEAERALTLYAAQILGAADRLGSLEAGKDATLFVATGDTLEIDTHVTSAYIQGRQVDLSDRQQKLWKKYQEKYRQLDAAKKD
- a CDS encoding isoaspartyl peptidase/L-asparaginase; the protein is MSSARADDRDQQVILAIHGGIGLERHEMTPELSKELRAALRVAIETGRKALEAERGSSLDAVEAAIRSLEDSPLFNAGRGAVFTHEGRNELDASIMNGRTKAAGSVASVTIIKNPITAARAVMERSPHVMLIGRGAEVFATRQGLDIVDPGYFWTEQRWRDIQRRWEKERQEKKTRDQQGAAVEPGHAWGTVGAVALDRGGDLAAGTSTGGMTNKLFGRVGDSPIIGAGTYADNAGCAVSCTGHGEFFIRFGVAHEINALMKYRNLSIDKAAGEVIHQQLKPAGGEGGAIALDKHGNFAASYNTDGMYRAWLTRDGKTQVKLHDD